One segment of Herbaspirillum hiltneri N3 DNA contains the following:
- a CDS encoding response regulator has translation MRRAKGNQHYFLAQFLPLALLVLAAAGFLYYNRIEAETRRLQLEQRERVSLGVASLTNDLDSPLRHLSILTGEVPIARAINHPTPENLVQMAESFSTLMLRNPYYDQVRWIDQDGMEKVRVNMTSMGPAPVPPAALQNRTDRPYFADTLALQRGQMLVSPMDLNVENQRIQVPHKPTVRLAVPVIAAGGAPRGILIINVLMAPLLDRFSNQVERGANRAMLLNSDGYWLYSTNSADEWAFMFKREETLAKRNPKVWKAISEQASGTMTDDGIWSWQRVDLDASTGRYGLRQQSPWTVVLYLPEKRVQIDNYNILLRLCLFVGLILLALAMLSWQLAINRRRREAAVHERFRAEAELSASEKRVAELLQHQETRSILASIVASSEDAIIGTGLDDVINSWNPAAEKLFGYQSREVLNQSAYILVPPERTSEARHINAQLMEGKIVSNFETMRWHKDGRLLDISVTVSPILDGDKKIVGISYIARDITNHKRLEKELSQYRQHLEGLVEQQTRTLRDTNSNLELALTRSESATRAKSSFLSNMSHEIRTPMNAVLGLTYLLEKTALQSDQRDLVRKIIVAGHSLLGIINDILDVSKIEAGRLEVEHVPFRLSTVLENVVNVTAPAIGDKDVELVVGFNDVGVEHLYGDALRLEQILTNLTSNAIKFTARGEINIHVSVVSEIGDKVMLRFAVTDSGIGIPLERQQDIFQAFTQEDISTTRRYGGTGLGLTICRHLVQLMNGEIGLTSEPGKGSQFWFMLPFQAMQPTAVQLPADGPLCVLVADDNATARAMLSDTIKSMGWQVDVVDSGQDAVSKTMTRLRHNLYYDIYLLDWKMPGMDGLAAARAIRDASSPQGRPPIVIMVTAYARDEVLNAPDAELVDAVITKPVTPSTLYNTIIHVRQHRSETRGGSDSETASPAFAARDDRITGVRVLVVDDSEINREVAKRILEADGAEVFTAADGQEAVDWLREHAQDVDLVLMDIQMPVMDGYTATHEIRDTLQLRELPVIALSAGAFKAQQEAAMAAGMNGFLSKPYNVDQIISMVRQHIAHLSADELERRRNAPATAYPSAAVTTVFPSATVGVEGAGATGSAAAPAQDLSGIDVAVGLEAWGSEDLYRKFLGKFAEQYGKTGSEILAHIHAGELPQAKTLAHKLRGSAGTLAVIDVQRLAGELEGLLSGAASASDCTVKAAELDAALTIARRAIASYAGTA, from the coding sequence ATGCGCAGGGCGAAGGGAAATCAGCATTACTTTCTGGCGCAGTTCCTGCCTCTGGCCTTGCTGGTGCTGGCCGCCGCCGGGTTTCTCTATTACAACCGCATCGAAGCCGAAACGCGCCGCCTGCAGCTGGAGCAGCGCGAACGCGTCTCGCTCGGCGTCGCCTCGCTGACCAACGACCTCGACTCGCCGCTGCGTCACCTCAGCATCCTTACCGGTGAAGTACCGATCGCGCGCGCCATCAACCATCCAACGCCGGAAAACCTGGTGCAGATGGCGGAGAGTTTTTCCACGCTGATGCTACGCAATCCTTACTATGACCAGGTGCGCTGGATCGACCAGGACGGCATGGAAAAAGTGCGCGTCAACATGACCAGCATGGGCCCCGCGCCGGTGCCGCCGGCCGCGCTGCAAAACCGCACGGACCGGCCGTACTTCGCCGACACTCTGGCGCTGCAACGCGGACAGATGCTGGTTTCGCCAATGGACCTGAACGTCGAGAACCAGCGCATCCAAGTGCCGCACAAACCGACCGTGCGGCTCGCGGTGCCGGTCATCGCGGCTGGCGGCGCACCCCGCGGCATCCTGATTATCAACGTGCTGATGGCGCCGCTGCTGGATCGCTTTTCCAACCAGGTGGAGCGCGGCGCCAATCGCGCCATGCTGCTCAACAGCGATGGCTACTGGCTCTACAGCACCAATTCGGCCGACGAATGGGCCTTCATGTTCAAGCGCGAAGAGACCCTCGCCAAACGTAATCCCAAGGTCTGGAAAGCCATCAGCGAGCAGGCCTCCGGCACCATGACCGATGACGGCATCTGGTCGTGGCAGCGCGTCGATCTCGACGCCAGCACCGGCCGTTACGGCCTGCGCCAGCAATCGCCCTGGACCGTGGTGCTGTACCTGCCAGAGAAGCGCGTGCAGATCGACAACTACAACATCCTGCTGCGCCTGTGCCTGTTCGTCGGCCTGATCCTGCTGGCGCTGGCCATGCTGAGCTGGCAGCTGGCGATCAACCGCCGCCGCCGCGAAGCCGCGGTGCATGAGCGCTTCAGGGCCGAGGCAGAACTGAGCGCCAGTGAAAAGCGCGTCGCCGAGTTATTGCAGCATCAGGAAACACGCTCCATCCTGGCCTCGATCGTGGCGTCGTCCGAAGACGCCATCATCGGCACCGGCCTGGATGACGTCATCAACAGCTGGAATCCGGCTGCCGAAAAGCTGTTCGGCTACCAGTCGCGTGAAGTGCTCAACCAGTCGGCCTACATTCTGGTGCCGCCGGAGCGCACCAGCGAGGCGCGCCACATCAACGCCCAGCTGATGGAAGGCAAGATCGTCAGCAACTTCGAGACCATGCGCTGGCACAAGGATGGCCGTTTGCTCGACATTTCGGTGACGGTGTCGCCGATCCTCGACGGCGACAAGAAGATCGTGGGCATCTCCTACATCGCGCGCGACATCACCAATCACAAGCGTCTGGAGAAAGAGCTCAGCCAGTACCGGCAGCATCTCGAAGGCCTGGTCGAGCAGCAGACCCGCACGCTGCGCGACACCAACAGCAATCTCGAACTGGCGCTGACCAGGTCGGAGTCGGCCACGCGTGCCAAGAGCAGCTTCCTGTCCAACATGAGCCATGAAATCCGCACGCCGATGAACGCCGTGCTCGGTCTTACCTACCTGCTCGAAAAGACCGCGCTGCAATCCGACCAGCGCGACCTGGTGCGCAAGATCATCGTCGCCGGCCATTCGCTGCTGGGTATCATCAACGACATCCTGGACGTCTCCAAGATCGAGGCCGGCCGGCTGGAGGTCGAGCACGTGCCGTTCCGTCTCAGCACCGTGCTGGAAAACGTCGTCAACGTCACCGCGCCCGCCATCGGCGACAAGGATGTCGAACTGGTGGTCGGCTTCAACGACGTCGGCGTCGAGCATCTCTATGGCGATGCGCTGCGGCTGGAGCAGATCCTCACCAACCTGACCAGCAACGCCATCAAGTTCACCGCGCGCGGCGAGATCAACATTCATGTCTCCGTGGTCAGCGAAATCGGCGACAAGGTGATGCTGCGCTTTGCCGTCACCGACAGCGGCATCGGCATTCCGCTCGAGCGCCAGCAAGATATCTTCCAGGCCTTCACGCAGGAAGATATCTCGACCACGCGCCGCTACGGCGGCACCGGTCTCGGCCTGACCATCTGCCGTCACCTGGTGCAACTGATGAACGGCGAGATCGGCCTCACCAGCGAGCCCGGCAAGGGGAGCCAGTTCTGGTTCATGCTGCCGTTCCAGGCGATGCAGCCCACCGCCGTCCAATTGCCGGCGGACGGTCCGCTGTGTGTGCTGGTGGCCGACGACAACGCCACTGCACGCGCTATGCTGTCGGACACCATCAAGTCGATGGGCTGGCAGGTCGACGTGGTGGACTCCGGCCAGGACGCAGTATCGAAGACCATGACGCGGCTGCGTCACAACCTGTACTACGACATCTACCTGCTCGACTGGAAGATGCCCGGCATGGACGGACTGGCAGCCGCCAGGGCGATCCGCGACGCCTCCTCGCCGCAAGGCCGGCCGCCCATCGTCATCATGGTCACGGCATATGCGCGCGATGAGGTGCTCAATGCGCCCGACGCCGAACTGGTGGACGCCGTGATCACCAAGCCGGTGACGCCGTCGACCTTGTATAACACCATCATCCACGTGCGCCAGCATCGCAGCGAAACCAGGGGTGGGAGCGACAGCGAAACAGCATCGCCGGCCTTCGCCGCGCGCGACGACCGCATCACCGGCGTGCGCGTGCTGGTGGTCGACGACAGCGAAATCAACCGCGAAGTCGCCAAGCGCATCCTCGAAGCCGACGGCGCCGAAGTGTTCACCGCCGCCGACGGCCAGGAAGCGGTCGACTGGCTGCGCGAACATGCGCAGGACGTCGACCTGGTGCTGATGGACATCCAGATGCCGGTCATGGACGGCTACACCGCTACGCATGAAATCCGTGACACGCTGCAACTGCGCGAGCTGCCGGTGATCGCGCTGTCCGCCGGCGCCTTCAAGGCGCAGCAGGAAGCGGCAATGGCGGCCGGCATGAACGGTTTTCTGTCCAAGCCCTACAACGTCGATCAGATCATCTCGATGGTGCGCCAGCACATCGCGCACCTGTCCGCTGATGAACTCGAACGGCGCCGCAATGCGCCGGCGACCGCATATCCGTCCGCGGCGGTCACGACCGTGTTCCCGAGCGCCACGGTCGGCGTGGAAGGCGCAGGGGCCACAGGATCGGCCGCGGCACCGGCGCAGGATCTGTCCGGCATCGATGTCGCCGTCGGCCTGGAAGCCTGGGGCAGCGAAGACCTCTATCGCAAGTTCCTCGGCAAGTTCGCCGAGCAATACGGCAAGACCGGCAGCGAGATCCTGGCGCACATCCACGCCGGAGAATTGCCGCAAGCCAAAACCCTGGCGCACAAGTTGCGCGGCAGCGCCGGCACCTTGGCGGTGATTGACGTGCAGCGGCTGGCCGGCGAACTGGAGGGCCTGCTCTCGGGCGCCGCGTCCGCCTCCGATTGCACCGTCAAGGCCGCCGAACTCGATGCCGCCCTGACGATCGCACGGCGCGCCATCGCCAGTTATGCCGGGACTGCCTGA
- a CDS encoding (2Fe-2S)-binding protein, which yields MWVGSSGALGALPAAALAASVPVGAADDVPVTVRLTVNDVAQEARVDVRTSLLDYLRENLRLTGTKKGCDHGQCGACTVHVNGRRVNSCLSLVAMHEGDSITTIEGLGTPDRLHPLQAAFVAHDGLQCGYCTSGQIMSAAALLTEPCGRTDADVKEAMSGNICRCGAYSNIVAAIRQVRDAG from the coding sequence ATGTGGGTCGGCTCCAGCGGCGCGCTCGGGGCCTTGCCGGCGGCGGCGCTGGCGGCCTCAGTTCCGGTCGGGGCGGCGGACGACGTGCCGGTCACGGTGCGCCTGACCGTCAACGACGTTGCGCAGGAGGCCCGGGTCGACGTGCGCACCAGCCTGCTCGACTACCTGCGCGAGAACCTTCGGCTCACCGGCACCAAGAAAGGCTGCGACCACGGCCAGTGCGGCGCCTGCACGGTGCACGTCAACGGCCGTCGCGTGAATTCCTGCCTGAGCCTGGTGGCGATGCACGAAGGCGACAGCATCACCACCATCGAAGGACTCGGGACCCCGGATCGGCTGCATCCGCTGCAGGCCGCCTTCGTCGCCCACGACGGTCTGCAGTGCGGCTATTGCACGTCCGGCCAGATCATGTCGGCGGCGGCGCTGCTGACCGAACCCTGCGGACGCACCGATGCCGACGTCAAGGAAGCCATGAGTGGCAACATCTGCCGCTGCGGCGCGTACTCCAACATCGTCGCCGCCATCCGCCAGGTGCGCGACGCCGGCTGA
- a CDS encoding FAD binding domain-containing protein — MHTFEMLRAQSPDEAVRLAAAATEAAPQPVRFLAGGTTLVDLMKLDVEQPQQVIDINRLPLNQIEQTADGGLRIGALVRNSDLANHPLIVQRYPMLSQALLSGASAQLRNMATTGGNLLQRTRCVYFRDTAAACNKRRPGSGCAAQEGFHRNLAILGTSEQCIASNPSDMNVALVALEAIVHVQGANGARIVPVNDFHLLPGSTPQRETVLAPGELVTHVTLRPPLANAGSTYLKLRDRASYEFALASAAVQLSLDGGRISRARVALGGIGAKPWRSPEAEAVLQDAPATVEVFARAAAAAVRDARPLRDNLFKVDLIQRCLVQALRTAATQDTSKRSA; from the coding sequence ATGCACACCTTCGAGATGCTGCGCGCACAAAGTCCGGACGAGGCCGTGCGCCTTGCAGCCGCTGCGACGGAAGCAGCACCGCAGCCGGTGCGCTTCCTTGCCGGCGGCACGACGCTGGTCGACCTCATGAAACTCGACGTCGAGCAGCCGCAACAAGTCATCGACATCAATCGTCTGCCGCTGAACCAGATCGAACAAACCGCCGACGGCGGCCTCAGGATCGGTGCGCTGGTGCGCAACAGCGACCTCGCCAACCATCCGTTGATCGTGCAGCGTTATCCGATGCTGAGCCAGGCGCTGCTGTCGGGCGCGTCGGCGCAACTGCGCAACATGGCCACTACCGGCGGCAACCTGTTGCAGCGCACCCGCTGCGTTTACTTCCGCGACACCGCCGCGGCCTGCAACAAGCGCCGGCCCGGCAGCGGCTGCGCGGCCCAGGAAGGCTTCCACCGCAACCTGGCGATCCTCGGCACCAGCGAGCAGTGCATCGCTTCCAATCCGTCTGACATGAACGTCGCGCTGGTGGCCCTGGAAGCGATCGTTCACGTGCAGGGCGCGAACGGCGCACGCATCGTTCCGGTCAACGACTTCCATCTGCTGCCGGGCAGCACGCCGCAGCGCGAGACCGTGCTGGCGCCGGGCGAACTGGTCACGCATGTGACGCTGCGGCCGCCGCTGGCCAACGCCGGATCGACTTATCTCAAGCTGCGCGATCGCGCTTCGTATGAATTTGCGCTGGCCTCTGCGGCGGTGCAACTGAGCCTGGACGGCGGCCGCATTTCGCGGGCGCGGGTGGCGCTCGGCGGCATCGGCGCCAAACCGTGGCGCTCTCCCGAAGCCGAAGCCGTACTGCAGGATGCGCCGGCCACCGTGGAGGTATTCGCCCGCGCCGCCGCGGCCGCAGTGCGCGATGCGCGTCCGCTGCGCGACAACCTCTTCAAGGTCGACCTGATCCAGCGCTGCCTGGTGCAAGCCCTCCGCACTGCCGCTACTCAAGACACCAGTAAAAGGAGCGCATGA
- a CDS encoding xanthine dehydrogenase family protein molybdopterin-binding subunit, with translation MMPSPVQPQNPPIQTGVGAALPRIDGPLKVTGRARYTSDHRYSDMLIAVPVCATIAHGDIRAIDTATAAKMPGVRMIYTHENIGRFFHINPSSGVKTDEKRPPLEDATVRYYGQYVALVLADTFEQATAAAAAVRVDYRKEAHDVRKELAADGKPKVDSERGSPDAAYAAAAVRIDQTYTTPVETHNPIELHASVALYDSLTQSFTLYETSQAIVNHRGVMSQMLGVPPENMRIVTEYLGSGFGGKLWPWGHSLLAAQAARNLRRPVKLVVSREMMFHNVGHRTNTQQRIRLSATAGGKLTSLQQDYLFHVAQVEASVEHCGEATAYLYGTENLRVTGAPVKRHIAPNTSMRGPGAVPGLFATESAMDELAIALDIDPVQLRLLNEPAIDQSVNAPFSSRHLREALQTGAERFGWERRTPAVGSMQQDGEILGWGVAACSWMAKRVGAEVSVTLSSDGNARVSSGVQDIGTGTYTVVSQMVAETTGISMSDIIVAIGDTRLPPGPMSGGSMATASMVPAVAQAARAAMQQAVALAAEHPSSPLRGTRAEDLTFSGGRIHRRGQSPQSGVAFAEVLRAAQLSGVEGKGKSGASSSDPGADKISIHSYGAHFVEVRWQPDIARLRVSRVVTVIDAGRIINPRTGRNQIEGAVVMGLGMALFEETHYDQRNGKPVNNNLADYVMVTNADSPDMDVVFLDYPDKALDELGARGIGEIGIAGLAPAVTAAVYHATGVRVRDLPVKIEDLLKAPFRYRA, from the coding sequence ATGATGCCCTCGCCCGTCCAGCCACAGAATCCGCCCATCCAGACCGGCGTCGGCGCTGCGCTACCGCGCATCGACGGTCCGCTCAAGGTCACCGGCCGCGCCCGCTACACCTCCGATCATCGCTATTCCGACATGCTCATCGCGGTGCCGGTGTGCGCCACCATCGCACACGGCGACATCCGCGCCATCGATACGGCGACGGCAGCGAAGATGCCCGGCGTGCGCATGATCTACACGCATGAAAACATCGGCCGCTTCTTCCATATCAATCCGTCCTCGGGCGTCAAGACCGACGAAAAACGTCCGCCGCTGGAAGATGCGACCGTGCGTTACTACGGCCAGTACGTCGCGCTGGTGCTGGCCGATACCTTCGAGCAGGCCACCGCGGCGGCCGCAGCGGTGCGCGTCGATTACCGCAAGGAAGCCCACGACGTGCGCAAGGAGCTGGCAGCCGACGGCAAACCCAAGGTCGACAGCGAGCGCGGCAGTCCCGACGCCGCCTATGCCGCGGCTGCGGTGCGCATCGACCAGACCTACACCACGCCGGTGGAGACGCACAATCCGATCGAGCTGCATGCGTCGGTGGCGCTGTACGACAGCCTGACGCAATCGTTCACGCTGTACGAGACCTCGCAGGCCATCGTCAACCATCGCGGCGTGATGAGCCAGATGCTGGGCGTGCCGCCGGAAAACATGCGCATCGTCACCGAGTACCTCGGCTCCGGTTTCGGCGGCAAGCTGTGGCCGTGGGGGCATAGCCTGCTGGCGGCGCAGGCGGCACGCAACCTGCGCCGGCCGGTCAAGCTGGTGGTGTCGCGCGAGATGATGTTCCACAACGTCGGCCACCGCACCAACACCCAGCAACGCATACGCTTGTCGGCGACGGCGGGCGGCAAGCTGACCTCGCTGCAGCAGGATTACCTGTTCCACGTGGCGCAGGTCGAAGCCAGCGTGGAACACTGCGGCGAAGCCACCGCCTATCTGTACGGCACGGAGAACCTGCGTGTCACCGGTGCGCCGGTCAAGCGCCACATCGCACCCAACACTTCGATGCGCGGCCCCGGCGCGGTGCCCGGCCTGTTCGCCACCGAGTCGGCGATGGATGAGCTGGCGATTGCGCTCGACATCGATCCGGTGCAACTGCGCCTGCTCAACGAGCCGGCCATCGACCAGAGCGTCAACGCGCCGTTTTCATCGCGCCATCTGCGCGAGGCCTTGCAGACCGGGGCCGAACGTTTCGGCTGGGAGCGCCGCACTCCGGCCGTGGGCAGCATGCAGCAGGATGGCGAGATCCTCGGCTGGGGCGTGGCGGCGTGTTCGTGGATGGCCAAACGGGTCGGCGCGGAAGTGTCGGTGACGCTGAGCAGCGACGGCAACGCGCGCGTCTCGTCGGGGGTGCAGGATATCGGCACCGGTACCTATACCGTGGTGTCGCAGATGGTGGCCGAAACCACTGGCATTTCGATGTCCGACATCATCGTCGCCATCGGCGACACCAGGCTGCCGCCGGGGCCGATGTCGGGCGGCTCCATGGCCACCGCGTCGATGGTGCCGGCGGTGGCGCAGGCGGCGCGTGCGGCCATGCAGCAGGCGGTCGCGCTGGCGGCGGAACATCCGTCGTCGCCCTTGCGCGGAACGCGTGCGGAAGACTTGACCTTTTCCGGCGGCCGCATCCACCGCCGCGGTCAATCGCCGCAAAGCGGCGTGGCGTTCGCCGAGGTGTTGCGCGCGGCGCAGCTGAGCGGGGTCGAAGGCAAGGGCAAGTCCGGCGCCAGCAGCAGCGATCCGGGCGCCGACAAGATTTCCATCCACTCCTACGGCGCGCATTTCGTCGAGGTGCGCTGGCAACCCGACATCGCGCGCCTGCGCGTGAGCCGCGTAGTGACCGTGATCGACGCCGGCCGCATCATCAATCCGCGCACCGGACGCAATCAGATCGAAGGCGCAGTGGTGATGGGGCTGGGCATGGCGCTGTTTGAAGAAACCCATTACGACCAGCGCAACGGCAAGCCGGTCAACAACAACCTGGCCGATTACGTGATGGTGACCAATGCCGATTCGCCGGACATGGATGTGGTGTTCCTCGACTATCCGGACAAGGCGCTGGACGAACTCGGCGCGCGCGGCATCGGCGAGATCGGCATCGCCGGCCTGGCGCCGGCCGTGACGGCGGCGGTGTATCACGCCACCGGCGTGCGCGTGCGCGATCTGCCGGTGAAGATCGAGGATCTGCTGAAGGCGCCGTTCCGCTATCGCGCCTAG
- a CDS encoding OsmC family protein produces the protein MSIQIKRDQSLAMRHIVHVRNHVISVDGSVEEGGVDAGPNPHDLYDAALGACKALTLVWYAKRKNIPVEDIQVSIERDNSEERQGLYRLAASISLSGDLTEAQRQELLAVAEKCPVQKLMTSVKTEVTTTLA, from the coding sequence ATGTCCATCCAGATCAAGCGCGACCAGTCGCTCGCCATGCGCCACATCGTCCACGTGCGCAACCACGTGATTTCGGTCGACGGTTCGGTGGAAGAAGGCGGCGTCGACGCCGGCCCCAATCCGCATGACCTGTACGACGCCGCGCTGGGCGCCTGCAAGGCGCTGACGCTGGTGTGGTACGCCAAGCGCAAGAACATTCCGGTGGAAGATATCCAGGTCAGCATCGAACGCGACAATAGCGAAGAACGCCAGGGCCTCTATCGCCTGGCCGCGTCGATCAGCCTCAGCGGCGATCTCACGGAAGCACAGCGCCAGGAACTGCTGGCCGTCGCCGAAAAATGTCCGGTGCAAAAGCTGATGACCAGCGTCAAGACTGAAGTCACCACCACGCTGGCCTGA
- a CDS encoding LysR family transcriptional regulator, with the protein MRDLDFNMVLDLEALLREGSVVGAARRLHLSAPAMSRRLANLRHAVGDPLFVPAGRGLVPTQRALELRDKVDALAQEMRKVFMTGQVDLSTVERTMVLRTNDGFAGAWAARLAQRVAQEAPGISLRFSPRTDKHVAGLRDGLIDLEVGALHAGDDTSDELHTQLLFRTPFVGVVRADHPLARKKISLANFTAWPHISASRHGHDSGPIDDALEAQGLQRKVRLVAPGFQSAMVMAASSDMIAAAPELFARWAMQHLRLYIFRLPLATPEVEVSQSWHPRRHADPVHKWLRGLVRELCSEGA; encoded by the coding sequence ATGCGCGATCTCGACTTCAACATGGTGCTCGACCTGGAGGCCCTGCTGCGCGAAGGCAGCGTGGTCGGCGCCGCCCGTCGTCTGCATCTGTCCGCACCGGCCATGAGCCGCCGCCTGGCCAACCTGCGCCACGCGGTCGGCGATCCCTTGTTCGTCCCGGCAGGGCGCGGGCTGGTGCCGACCCAGCGCGCGCTGGAACTGCGCGACAAGGTGGACGCCCTGGCGCAGGAAATGCGCAAGGTCTTCATGACCGGCCAGGTCGATCTGTCGACGGTGGAGCGCACGATGGTGTTGCGCACCAATGACGGTTTCGCCGGCGCCTGGGCGGCGCGGCTGGCGCAACGGGTGGCGCAGGAAGCGCCGGGCATTTCACTGCGTTTTTCGCCGCGCACCGACAAGCACGTGGCCGGCCTGCGCGATGGCCTGATCGATCTGGAAGTCGGAGCCTTGCATGCGGGCGACGATACGTCGGATGAGCTGCACACGCAGCTGCTGTTCCGCACGCCTTTCGTCGGCGTGGTGCGCGCCGATCATCCGCTGGCGCGCAAGAAAATCAGTCTCGCCAATTTCACCGCCTGGCCGCACATCTCGGCCTCGCGCCACGGCCACGATAGCGGCCCGATCGACGACGCGCTCGAAGCGCAAGGCCTGCAACGCAAGGTCCGGCTCGTAGCGCCTGGGTTCCAGTCGGCGATGGTGATGGCGGCGTCGTCCGACATGATCGCCGCCGCCCCGGAACTGTTCGCTCGTTGGGCCATGCAGCATCTGCGCCTGTATATCTTCCGCCTGCCGCTGGCGACGCCGGAAGTGGAAGTCTCGCAAAGCTGGCATCCGCGCCGCCATGCCGACCCGGTGCATAAATGGCTGCGCGGGCTGGTGCGGGAGTTGTGCAGTGAGGGCGCGTGA
- a CDS encoding DMT family transporter, with the protein MSNRTSALAAPAHNSSAAAAVATARTGGKFYLLPLLAVCIWSGNTIVTKAASTAIEPAAIAFYRWLLAVLVMTPFLGREAWRRRAAIAADWNWARLLLLGALGMAMYQGLAYEAAHSTSAVNMGVTVALMPLISACLSSMLSGEQLSTARVAGGLVSLLGLVVLSTHGAPHKLLSGGLHIGDALMLIAVASNALYGVLLKRWSLPLTTWTQLYVQAMFGSLILLPFWLAAPASPLTAQNLPMVLYAGLLASIGAPFLWMNAVRHLGAPRSALFANLLPLLVALAAWALLGEQLHAYHALAGALVLAGVIWGQRTVR; encoded by the coding sequence ATGTCAAATCGTACTTCCGCACTGGCCGCGCCTGCGCACAACTCTTCCGCGGCGGCAGCCGTTGCCACCGCCAGAACCGGCGGCAAGTTTTACCTGCTGCCCCTGCTGGCCGTCTGCATCTGGTCCGGCAATACCATCGTCACCAAGGCCGCGTCGACCGCCATCGAGCCGGCCGCCATCGCCTTCTATCGCTGGTTGCTGGCGGTGCTGGTGATGACGCCCTTCCTCGGCCGCGAAGCGTGGCGGCGGCGCGCGGCGATTGCCGCCGACTGGAACTGGGCGCGCCTGTTGCTGCTCGGTGCGCTGGGCATGGCGATGTACCAGGGACTGGCGTATGAGGCGGCGCACAGCACCTCGGCCGTCAACATGGGCGTGACGGTGGCGCTGATGCCGCTGATTTCCGCATGCCTGAGCAGCATGCTGTCCGGTGAACAGCTGTCGACGGCGCGCGTCGCGGGCGGCCTGGTGTCGCTGCTGGGCCTGGTCGTGCTGAGCACGCACGGCGCGCCGCACAAGCTGTTGAGCGGCGGCCTGCACATCGGCGACGCGCTCATGCTGATCGCGGTGGCGTCCAACGCGCTGTACGGCGTCCTGCTCAAACGCTGGTCGCTGCCGTTGACGACGTGGACCCAGCTGTATGTGCAGGCAATGTTCGGCAGCCTGATCCTGCTGCCGTTCTGGCTGGCCGCGCCGGCCTCGCCGCTGACGGCGCAGAACCTGCCGATGGTGCTGTACGCCGGCCTGCTGGCGTCGATCGGCGCGCCGTTCCTGTGGATGAACGCCGTCAGGCATCTGGGCGCGCCGCGCAGCGCCTTGTTTGCCAACCTGTTGCCGTTGCTGGTGGCGCTGGCGGCGTGGGCGCTGCTGGGCGAACAGCTGCACGCTTATCATGCGCTGGCCGGTGCGCTGGTGCTGGCGGGAGTCATCTGGGGCCAGCGCACCGTGCGCTGA
- a CDS encoding NmrA family NAD(P)-binding protein, translating to MYAITGITGQVGGVVARQLLARHKGVRAVVRDAAKGAQWAAQGCGLALADMNDAAALECAFHGAQGVFILLPPTFDPSPGFPEARQCIVAVRQALLAAQPKKVVCLSTVGAQASQENLLNQLGLLEEALNGLPMPVAFLRAGWFIENALWDVAAAREGVMPSYLQPLDKPVPMVATADVGRVAAELLLEEWTGPRVIELEGPARITPQQLAAGFGKLLGREVEAQIVPRFTWADRFRAQGMGNPLPRMQMLDGFNEGWIEFEGGRAGSRKGEVELETVLRELIARAG from the coding sequence ATGTACGCAATTACCGGAATCACAGGCCAGGTCGGCGGCGTCGTTGCGCGCCAGCTGCTGGCGCGGCACAAGGGCGTGCGCGCGGTCGTGCGCGACGCCGCCAAGGGCGCGCAATGGGCGGCGCAGGGCTGCGGCCTGGCGCTCGCCGACATGAACGATGCGGCCGCGCTGGAGTGCGCTTTCCACGGTGCGCAGGGCGTATTCATTTTGCTGCCGCCGACCTTCGATCCGAGCCCGGGTTTCCCGGAAGCGCGCCAGTGCATTGTTGCCGTTCGCCAGGCCTTGCTGGCGGCGCAGCCGAAGAAGGTGGTCTGCCTCTCGACCGTCGGCGCCCAGGCCAGCCAGGAAAACCTGCTCAACCAGCTCGGTCTGCTGGAAGAGGCATTGAACGGCTTGCCGATGCCGGTGGCCTTCCTGCGCGCCGGCTGGTTCATCGAGAATGCGTTGTGGGATGTGGCGGCGGCGCGCGAAGGCGTCATGCCGAGCTACCTGCAGCCGCTCGACAAGCCGGTGCCGATGGTCGCCACCGCCGACGTCGGCCGCGTCGCGGCGGAGTTGCTGCTGGAGGAATGGACGGGCCCGCGCGTGATCGAACTGGAAGGACCGGCGCGCATTACGCCGCAGCAGCTCGCCGCCGGTTTCGGCAAGCTGCTGGGCCGCGAAGTCGAAGCGCAGATTGTGCCGCGCTTCACCTGGGCCGACCGGTTCCGTGCGCAAGGCATGGGCAATCCCTTGCCGCGCATGCAGATGCTGGATGGCTTCAACGAAGGCTGGATCGAGTTCGAAGGCGGTCGCGCCGGCTCGCGCAAGGGTGAGGTTGAACTGGAAACCGTGCTGCGCGAGCTGATTGCACGCGCAGGCTGA